The following nucleotide sequence is from Calditrichota bacterium.
ATAAAATAGTGCCCCTTTAAATTGGTCGCGGCCCCCATGCTGGTCCCTTTAATCACGATGTTGGCGCCGGGCAGGGGTTGCCCCGTGGCATCGTCTTTCACAACACCCTGAATTTTTCCGGTAGAACCAGCTCCCCGAACTACAAGAGGGAAAAATATCAAAAAAAAGGTCATCACGGATAGCAATTTTTTTCGCTGCATGGTGCACCTCATTTTTTATAGGTGAGTTGACTGTTCTGGCAAACGCGCCGAAGGAGATTAAAAAAACAAAATTCAGAATCAAAATCAGGTTTTACATTACACAAAATTAAGGTCCGTTGGTTCAAGCCACACGGGTGTGTTGCGGTTCACAATAATTCGGGATATTATTTTTTAAGAACGGAACCAACTATGCTATTTAAGTAAAAGGAATTATTATAAGTTGCTTCTAATTTAGGGAAAGAAGGGGAAAATCCACAAGTAAATAACAGTAAAATTAACTGTTATAAACATGTTAAATGGCTTTTAACGGGAAATTTGTTGAAAAACAGGCAGATTTTTCATCAATTGCTATTTTCCTTGATTTTTCAACTCAACATCTTTATATTAGTTTTGAAATCTTGTTTACCTATTTTACAGAATTTACCCACAAAGGCAAGTTGTTAACCTGAATATAGCGTTTCCTGAAGGGCCATTGGTGATGTTCTCTAAAAAAAACCTCACGCAGCGTTTCGCTGGAAAAATTGATCGGAAAACCAAACGGGCCGTCCTGAAAGAAATCCTTAGCAGCAAGGAATTTGTTTCCTCCCATAACAATCAGAAATTACTGAAGTTTCTCGTTGAGATGTCTATCAAAAACGCCACCCCTTCTGAATATGACATTGCAATGGATGTGTTCGATAAAGGGCCTGATTTTAATCCGAACGAAGACGCCATCGTGCGCGTCTCCATTCACAATTTACGAAAAAAACTCGAGGAGTACTACCTTCACGAGGGGAAACACGTTAAAACGCGGATTGAAATTCCTAAAGGCAGCTACGAAGTGGTGTTCAAACGCATCCACACCAACACACACCGGCTTTTGTTTAATCCCAATGCCCTGGTTTTTTTTCTCTTAATTGTGCTAACCGTCCTTCTCATCTGGTCGCAAATGACCGTGCACCAATTAAAGAAAACTACCGTAGAAGCGAGTACCCTGGCCCACACCCCCGTGTGGCAGGACATTTTTCGCTCCCCGCTTCCAAGGCTTCTTGTGTTGGGGGATGATTTCTTTTTCCTCCGGCAGGAAGAAAACAAGGAAATTATTGTCCGTAAACACAACATCAATTCACAAACGGACCTTGACAGACTGGTTCACAATTTTCCCTCAAAAGGAATCAAGGGGAAAACACCCTACGCCTTTGTGCCAATGGCGTCGATCAAACCGCTTCTATTTGTTTTGCCTCTCTTTAAATCCGGTCAAACGATTCATTTGAAATGTTCCTCTGCGCTCGAGACCAAAGACCTGCTCGAAAACGACTTGATTTTCTTTGGAACATTCCGAAATCTTTACATGCTGCACCAGATTATTAAAAATCAGGTGGCGAGTTACAAGGTGGGCTTAGGAAAAAATTCCCTAACGCTTAATCTGGGCGATTCTTTGGCCACGTTTGCCTTGAACGGCAACCCGGAAAAAGAACACTCCGATTACTGTTTTGTCAGCAAAGTTCAGGGGCCGCATCACAACACGCTTTTGCTTTTCATCAGCTTCTTTGAAACCGGCATCATTGGAGCCACACAGTACATGACCGACCCAAAGTCACTCCACACACTCGAAACCAAATTCAAGACACGCTTCGGGACTTTTCCCCCCTATTTTAAAATCCTTTTTAAGACCTCCGGGTTTTCCCGCACAGCGTTTACCACCCACATCGTATACTTCGACCGCATAAACCCGGAAAAAACAATCTGGTAGAAATATCTGAAGTCGTTATTTTTTTACTCCGGTGTGGAAATTTCCTTTAGAATTTCCTGAACCTTCTTCTTTTGTGTTACAACGATTTTAATATCGTACGCTTTCAACGCGTAGGCAAACCCTTTCTGTTCCAACGGAACCGGCGAGACCAGCACGTGAATGTGCTGGTCAATGAGCCACTGCGCCATTTTAATCCCCCGTCCCCGACTCTGGCGGTCAAAGGAATTGGATTCAATCCTCTCCAGTTCCGGCTGTGGCACTGATTTTTTGAACACATAAAAGGCAAAATAGGCGGCATTACCCACGGGTGAAAGTGTCTGCCGGTCCTCCCGCAATGGCACGGCTACACGCAGCACATCCGGTTTGCTGGGTTCGGTATGAATGAGAATGCGTTCCACGAATGGAACCTGAGCCCGAATGTGCTGTTCAATTTCGTCGGTAATCTGGTGCGCTTTCACCAGGTCGTTGGCTTTGACGAAAATCTCCGCCTCCAGAAAGCGGTAACGGCCGGAATTTCTCCCGGTCAGGGATTTGATGCCGTCCACAGAAGGATGGGCCAAAATCAGCCGCCGCACTCGCTCCAGAGTTTCCTGGTCAATGGAAGCATCCAGCAGCACCCGCATAGCGTCAACCAGCGTGTGCCAGCCCTCGTAAGAAATCCAGGCCACAATCAAAATCGCGGCATAGCGGTCCAAATGCACCCCCAGCAATT
It contains:
- a CDS encoding cation diffusion facilitator family transporter — its product is MAGRTKKNASLKHKDSGTRMGWFSLLINVGLFSLNFTMAYYSGSLALVAETAHNILDLIASVLVLSGLWLSQRKKRAFPYGLYKIENMVQAVIAFSIFFTGYEIVRRAVLSPEHHVIVKPIMLAGVGVAILVPFLFSYYEIRVGRRLNSPSLIADATEFRAHIFSSGLVFVAVGGQLLGVHLDRYAAILIVAWISYEGWHTLVDAMRVLLDASIDQETLERVRRLILAHPSVDGIKSLTGRNSGRYRFLEAEIFVKANDLVKAHQITDEIEQHIRAQVPFVERILIHTEPSKPDVLRVAVPLREDRQTLSPVGNAAYFAFYVFKKSVPQPELERIESNSFDRQSRGRGIKMAQWLIDQHIHVLVSPVPLEQKGFAYALKAYDIKIVVTQKKKVQEILKEISTPE